The stretch of DNA CATCCCCTGAGCACCGGACCAGATCGCCGTAAGGCCATCCTCCGACAACCCACACGCCGTATAGGCTGCTTCTACAGCCCTTTCGGAAGTGGAAGTGCTCAGGCTTTGTGGACTCTACCGTGTAAGACCTCGTCGGCAATTGGGCCGTCGGTCACATGGACGACGTCGGTATGTACCGGCCCCTACGGCTTCAAGTCGGGCGAAAGCCCCTCACCGTAAGGAGGAAGTACATGTCGACAGATTTTTTTGTTAACCCCACCGAGCAGCTCGAAGCCATGCCTGTCACACTCCAGGACGAGATGGTTCAGATCCGACCGCGTCCTATCGAACACGTGCAGTTGGCGAAAGAGGCCGCCCGGACGAACTTTATCAATAGGCTGCACAAGGAATATAAATACTCTCTGGAGTACGCGAAGGCGATCGGGCGGATCGTCGTCGACCCCACTGCTGCCCGCCATGCCTTGGAACACCTGCAGCGCCGCCGAATTCCCAGTGGCACTGTCTATGTCCTGAACGTGGATGTCTTTACGCCCGGCGTTTCCGTCAATCCCGTTAATCCGCGCGAGACTGAGCGTCGCGCATACCAAATCGAAAAGGGTAGCGACGACCGTTCCCCTTTGAAGCTATCGTCCAGTGCGGGCCCCGAGCCCATGCTGCTCATCCGCGGAAAGACCCCAGCCCACATTATGCAGGTCGCTCGCGACGCCGGCGCCGACCTACGCAATAACAGCAATACTGCGCTTAAGGACCCGATCTGGATGGAAGGAATCCGCGAGCCTTTGTTGCTGTTTGTCGCTCAAGTAGACCACGAGGATGGCTCACCATCAGCGACGTTCGTACTTGCTGCTGATGGTTCTTCGCGTACGGCTCATAGCCACGAATTCACCAGCACCGACGAGGCCGATGCTATCTACCGTTGGCCGCAGGCTGACCCGAGGCAGTGGAGCGGCCACTTGGGCTCAATAATCGCTGTCCAGGATCGTACGCTCGATAGCGTGAGCGAACATCAATTAGCGGCCCACCGAGCTCTAGTCGCTCCAGCCAGCATCGTTATCAAGGTTGATGCCGCCCGTCCGAATGAGCCGATCGACGCAGTGCGGGCATATCGCTCGATGATTGGAGCGATTCACGTCTCGCGGCCTAAGGATTGGGGTGTAGGTGCTGAGAACGACGAGATCGCTACCGCAATTTTGGATGCCCTCGAGGCCGACGGGAAGCTTAATCCTGATTTGGCAGCGTATCTGTCTGGCACACTGCCAGCGAACATTTTAGAAAGCAAGGGCTTCTCTCCACACACTGATGTGCGTGGCTTGCACATTATGAAGGAACTAAACCGGCGCAGTGTGCGGCCCGAGGTTTCGCGGGTGTTCTGCAGTATTCGTCAACAAAAGGCGTTGCGCCAGAACGATCGTTCCGACATCGTCGCAGAGTTGATGCTGCGTGCAGTCCGTGACCGTATCAGCCAAATCGCTTCGCCTACCGAGGTGAACGGTATCCGCTCAATGCTGCAGCGCACTGTTCGTTTGCCTGAATGGCGTGCCTCAGAGTTCAAAGTAACAAAACGTTCGCCAGAAACGCTTCGTGACGAGGCTATAGAGGCGTTGAAGACTAACCCTGAGAATTTGTCGACAGCTGCGCTGGAATTGGGTTTGCTCGGCGTATACTGGTTGGTCGTGTTAACTGGCATTAAGCGTGAGACGACCCAAAGTCCTAACAAGGTCAGCGGTGCCGAATTAGCAAAATGGCTCATGAGCCGCAAGCAAGGCATCTACCAGCTCTATCAAGCTGTTATCGACGGTCGAACTGGTCGAAAGAACGTCCGCTATGTGGACCCTGATGGGAACTTCGTTCTGGCCGCTAATGAAGCCGAGCAGATGGTCAGCGATACGCTAATTCGTGAGAAGTATAACGAGACCCAAGGTGTGTCCGAATCGGGCGGCTTGGCAACTCCTATATCGCAATCCACCCCCCGACAAATCCTCCAGAATCAGTTGAGTGATCTGAACAGGAAATTGTATGACCTGAAGGTTCGCGTGGCGGAAATCGAGAAAGTCAATCAGGACGGTAAGAAGCTCGTAGATGCTGAGGGCATCCCGTATGGGGCTGCTGAAGAGGCCGGCCGGGTTCTCGATGAGCTGCGTTTGCAGTTGCTCACCTGGGGACGCATCAACAAGCGACAAGCGGACGCTGCTTCCGCTGAAGTGACTGAGGATGGCGTGAAGCTCTTTGATGACGAGGACGAGAACCCCTATGAACTGGACGGGGTCGAGGCTTGAACGCCGAACGTTACAATACGGCGGTAAGCCTTGCAGGCGGGCACCTGCGGCTACGTCATCCTAAACCTGTGCTGATGGATGAAGTCTCGCGCATGCGAATGTCCGTGGGTATTTACTTCGGGTGTAGCATCGATGGACGACTCGATTATGTGGGCTCGGTAGCACGCCCGGAAGACCCAAAAGCATGCTGGTCGCGAATGCGCGAGCATAAAAGTCAGAAAGGCAAGCTCTGGCCGTGGTTATGGGTACTGCCTCTGAAGGACACCACTCCAAAGTGGATTGTCCGGGCTATTGAAGGCCAACTGATCGACCTGTTCCAGCCTCCAGGGAACGAGAAGCATCACCCTCCACGCTTCATCCCTTTCTCCTAAAGGGTTGATACGGGCTGGCTTTGATTGCCGTTCATCCGGGAAACCACCAAATGTCCGTCCATCGCCGCCAGCCCGTATTTTCTTATACTCACTCCGCTCGAATTCGTCTTCGACTCATTTTAATTTCGTATGAGACATTGTCAGGAGGCATACAGCCTCTATCCAAGGTAAGCAGGCAGGGTGCACATGAACCCTGCCTGCTCGTTGGTTACCTTGTCAGTAGGACTGCCTCTGAATGGAGCAGGCTAGGCCTTCAGGACGAATGCTGCGCTTGCTTTCATCCGCCCCAGTTGTGACTGCGAATAGCTATAAAGAGTTGTCTGCGTAAACATATGGCGGATCCCACGCAATTTCTAGCAAAGGTTCCAGCTTACTTGCCAGCGAGTCAGCTCTTTGCCCTGCCATGATCAGCAAGTGGATCATTCGGGACTGCTCTTCGAGCAGGGCTTGACTGAGCACACCCAACCTCTCAGCGTAGAACAGCAGTTCTGAAGATGGCATGATCAGCGCTGCCCTATCGAGGTGTCTGAACTTCTGGAGACAGATTCCAAGCGAGAGCGCAGTGTGGACTCAACGGGCATGCCGTGATTCTCGGCCGATGCCTGCAAAAATCCCACGCCACGATCAGCACACCCTGATGAAAGTCACGCAGTGCGCGGGCGTCATACCCGAGGGTCATCTCGTCGACCACATGAACCGTTTCAGGATCCCGGTAGGGTTCGATGGAGCGCTTCGGAGGCTCCTGACCAAAAAAGACCCGGTGCACCACTCGTTGAAAATTGCGATCCAAGGGGATAACTGGCAAGCCGAAAGCGTATAACAATACGGCGTCGGCGATATAGTCCCCCACGAAAGGTAGCGACAATAACCACTCTCGATCTGGTGGAACTTCGCCGATCTCCGCAACCCGCCGCGCCACCTCGATCAGCCCCAGGGTCTTGCGGGGCAGGCCGGCTTCCCGGGTGAGTTCCGACAGCACCGTGGGGTCAGCCGCCGCCAGCGCAACCGCGTTCGGGAAGTGCTCGATAACCCGTTGATAGACGCGCTCGATCACCAGGCGCGCTGTGCGCGCAAGCAGGTACTCGGCCACGAGTACTTTGAAGGGATCCGGGCTCTTGTGCCAGGGAAACTGGTTCCCCCGTGTTTGGCCCAGTTGCTTGAATAGAGCCCCGATTTCCTCAGCGCGGCGCGTTCTCTCGGCGTCCGCTGGCAACTGACGTGCGGGCTTTGACTTGACATAGCGGCGGCTCGACACCCCCCCACTGTAAGGGACGCTCGCCCCCCCCAGCCAGATCAGCGCACCCAGTGCACGTCGACGTCCAGCCTCTTCCCGGCGGACTCGACCATCCCCCGATAGCCCTGATCCAGGAAGCGGTCGAACCCGTGGTCGGTGATCAGCACCAGGTTCCTGTCGAGGTGGCCGCCCATGAATGTGGCGCGCTCGTAAGCACTGAGGAGCGCCATGCGCCACTCCTTGGCCACCGTCAGGGTGTACAGGTGGGTGTGATCGTAAAGGAGGGCGTGCGGCTTCTCGTAGGACTGCACCAGGTGCGTGTGCCGGAAGCTCATGCGCTTGAGCATCGTGGGCAGGTCAGGGCGCTTGGTGCGCATATAGGCGCGCATCACCGTGTCCTTGATGTAGCGGTGCACTTTCTCCGTCCCCATCAGCGCCGCGAGTTGCCCCCCGAGAGTTGGGTCGAGGATCCAGCTCTCATAGAGCCTGGTCTTCTGCGTGATGTTCAGGTGACACCAATCGGCTTGATCAGCCAGGGCGTGGATCTTGCAAGTCACCTCGATTTTGATGCTCTGTTCAGAGGCCAAGAGATCTGCGGGGAAGTCGAGCAAATTCATGGCAGGGGTTATTCCTCCGGGAAATTGAATTGTGTGGGGTCGAAAATCGGCAGCTTCACCACGTCGTCGGCATCGTGATTCTTGATACTCCCGAGATCCGCAATCCATTCATAGAAAAAACTATCGAGCGAGCGGTCAGAAAAGTTCACCGCCGCGCGGGAAATCGCCAGGCTCTCCACTTCCCCGCGCCCCGCGCTGTCATCGAGTTCCATGGCGGCATGAATCCGGCGAACGTCGGCCGCGAAGTCGAGCACGACCACTTTGTCCTTCCCGTCGCCAATGCGCAGGCCACGGCCCAGTTGCTGCACAAAGATGCGGCGGCTGTGCGTCACGCGCAAGAACACCAGGAGATCCACGTCGGGCACATCGAGGCCCTCGTTGAAAATGTCCACGACGCACACGAAGTCGAGTTCGCCCGCCGCGAAGCGGCTGAGGGTCACGAAGCGCTGGACTGTGCTGTCCTCGCTCACCAGGGCCTCCGCCCTGAACTCATTGGCGCGCAGATCAGCCGCAAAGTGGCGCGCGTGGGTCTGCGAGGGACTGAACACGATCCCCCGGCGCCGATTTTCACGTTCCCAGGTGCCCCGGATGATCTCGATCGCGCGCTGATCGCGCGTGGGGATCAACAAGCGTTTGTTCAGTTGTTGAACCGAGTACCCCAAGACCGAGGCCTCCCGCACTAGATCCCAATCGATGCCGTCCAGCATGATGCGGTAGTCCACGTCCGAGAGATAGCCCTGCGCGAGCCCTTCCTTGATTCCCATCTGGAATACAGGCTCACCGAACCACCGGTCGATGCTGCCCCCATCAGGCCGCCAGGGCGTCGCTGTCACGCCCATTAACCGCGTCGCAGAGAGATCCTCGATGATCCGGGAGAAGCCCGCTGCCCCCACCCGGTGGGCCTCGTCGACGATAACCAAATCGAACGAGGGTAAAGCCTCTAGGGCCCGGGGGGTCATGGTCTGGAGCGTCTGGACAGTTGCGAAAGTGATGCCGGTGAAGTCCAGTGGCACTTCGCCTTCACTCAGACGGTGGGTGGCGACGTCCTTGGGTAAGACGCGCCAGAAGCTCGTGAGCAACTGCATGACCAGGGGGATCGTGTGGGCGAGAACCAGCACCCGTCCTTCTTCGAGCAGGCCATCGCGCAGCAGATCGGCCACGATCTCGGACATGACCACGGTCTTGCCCAGGCCCGTGGCCAGCACGATCTGAGCGCGCCCCCGTTCTAGGAGGGCGTTGCGCCCATTCTCCACCGCTTGCTGCTGATATGGCCGCATCTGGGGGCGGCTGGGCATATATTCCGGGGCCTGTTGGTACAGGGCCACGAGATCCCCTGGGCCGATGTGATGGATCGCCAAGCCGCCGCGCTGCAGGCGCTCGAGTTCCTCGATGAATCCCCGGGTCGGCATCTGGGAAGTCACGACGCAGAGGGTATGCGCACCATAGATGCGGCCCGCTTCCCGAACCTCGTCGATGGCTTCCCGGCCCACGCCGGCCTGGGTGTGCTTGCACTGAAAAATCCAGCGGTGGTCATGACCGTCGACGGCCAGCACGTCCGCGCCGTGATCCCCTGACCCGCCCACCAAGCGGACACCTTTCCAACCGGCGAACATCAGCAACCGGGCGAGGTTACGTTCGAAATCCTGCCAAGTCCAACGCCGGAAGGTCAGGGTGTCATGAATTGCGGGCATGTCAGTCTCCCTCGTTCACGCGAGCAGTTCTTTGAACATGTCGAGACCGGCGCGCATGTAAAACAGCGCCCCCGGCGTGCTGGGTTCCTCGAGGCGCGGTGCGAACCCCGAGAGACTGTCCAGAACGCCCCCCACTCGGCGGCGTACTTCGTCTTGGTACTCGGCCAAGAGTGCCGGGGTCAGGGCAATCCCGCTGGGCTCCCATGGCGTGCGCAAGCAACCCGACTGCATGACCAGTTCAGGGCGTTGTCGGAAGATGCGCGCCAAGTCATGGATGTCGATCAGAGATGACGTCTCTTTGCGCGCCGCGCCGCGTGCCTGGGCGAGTTGGACGCGGTTCACGCTTTCCTGGGGTAGCAGAGTCAGTAATTCGCTTTGTTGTTCAGGTGTCAAGGTCTTGGTCAAGGCGCTTTGCACGCGGCTGACCAGCGCGCCGAGGTCCAGGGAGAGGCGGTTGGGATTGAGCGAGTTGTCGGCCCGGTACTGCTCACGCAGGGCAGCGAGCATCTCGCTGAACCCGATCTGGGTACTCGACCCACGCGAATTCTCTTCCTCAGTCACGTGGTAAGCGAACTCGGCGAGAACGGCGTCCAGGAGCTGGAAGGAGGATGATTGGAACACGGGGTGGTCGGGGTTGACCTCGATCTCGAAGACGCTGTTGCCACTGGGCTTGCTTCGCAGGCTCAGTGCTAGCGGCGCGCTGCTCACCTGGTAGACCGTCGCCTTATAGATACGGTCAGAGGTCGGGCCGTTTACACGCAGATCCAACTCGGGCAGGTGGGTGCGCTTGATGCCTGGAATCACGAGGGGCGCCGGCGGCACCGCGGTGGTAGGATCGCCGGCGCGTGGCCCGGGCACGGGGCTCAAGACACTGGAGGTGACACCCCCCTCGCCTGTGGAGGCTGGCGCCGGCCCCACGGCACCCGGGGTGGGACTATGCGGGGTGATGCCGGCGCCCTGGCCGAAGAGATCAACGGAAGGCTTCGTGGGTGTGAGCGGAGCATCCGCGCGGTCAGACTCGGCCAGTTGGCTTTCCCACCACGCGATGTCCTGGTACTTGGGTTCGCTCTTGCGGTACCCCTCCACCCCGAGCTTAGCCTTCTCGTTGTCTCTGATCACCAAGATGTCGCTGTAGGTCTGCGGGCGTTGGGGACTGTTCCGGCGGAAAGCGCGAAATATTTTTCCGATCGGCGACAGGTTGGGCGACTTGTCGTCACGCTTGGTGAGGGGCTCGTTGTGCAACACCGTGTGCATCAGTTGGTGCCAGCTGTAGTGGTCGTGCTCGAAATTCTTCTTGGTGTAGAAGACATATCCGTGGTCGAGATGAATTTCACCGACGATCCGCCCGCGTTCCCGGTGATCGTCGATGGGATATTCCTTGCGCTTGATGTCGTCTTCCTGGGTCCAGTAGAAGAGGTCTTTACTCGCCAGCTCGATGACTCGGCCGTTGCGAATGATATCAATGCCGTAATCATTGGGATCCAGGCAGCGCTGGATGCCGACCCAACCGTGGACGCGCTCCTCGAAAGGGATGAGGTCAGCCGGGTCATGGCCGTCGGTGGAGTCGTATACCTCGCCCGTGGTGCGCGAACGATACTTGGTCTCGAAGGTACGGTCGAACGATTCGACCGCGCGGATCACCTCCCCGGACTGCTTCATCGTCACGGTCTTGGTCTCGGGCCACACGCAGTGTTCCCAGGCTGGGACGTTGATGTTGTTCACGCGCAGGGTGAAGCGGATGGGGTGTGGATGATGCTCCCGCAGCATGCTCTTGTAGATCCGGCCCAGCGGGTTGGTGATGTTGTTCCTGATGGCCCCCGGGGTGAGCTTGCTCGCCCACTCGGGCTTGATGCTGCTGATCTCCACCTCGGTGCCCGAGTAAGCGGGGTCATCCTTGCGGCGAGTGCGAACTGGGAGCTTGAAGCTCGAGCCGCGCGCCAGGGCCGCCAAGTCGATGACCACCCCGTGCCATACCGGGTCACCGACACGGGTGGTCCAGATCGTGGTCACGGCCCCCAGCTTGGCGGTGGCGATGTTAAAACCCATGCCGTAGAGCCCCAGCGAGGAGGTGCCGTCTTTCGAGGTCCACCCCGCGCTGATGGCATGCTCTAGGCGCTCGAGACTCATGCCAGGGCCGTTGTCATGGATGGTGATGGTGTCACGCCCGATGCCCAAATTGACGGCGGGACCAGGGATCGGCTGGCCAGCTCGTAGAGAATCCAAGAAGCCGTCGATGGAGTTGTCGATCAGTTCGCAAAAGCACTGGAGCATCGTGAACTCGATGTCCTTGAGAACTGACAGGATGCGGGGATGCGGGGTGATGTCAACGCTGGTGGTGGTCATGGCCTACCTCGGTACGGCGAGCGCCGTCTCGGGCGCGAGCGTGAGCAACTGCTGGCGGATGGCGGTGGCGTAGACCTGACCCAGCTGCACAGGCACGGCGTTCCCGAGCTGCTTGATGCACGCGCCCCAGGTGCCCAGGAATTCCCATTCGTCCGGGAAGGTCTGGAGCCGCCCAGCCTCGCGAGTGGTGAAGTAGCGAATCACACCGTCGTGGGCCGAATGCAGTAGATTCTCGCCGCCGGGCGTGCCGTGAGTGCCAGCTTTCAAGGCCTTGGCGGGGAGATCGGGGGGACTACCGAGGTGGCACGGGGGATAGATCCGTGCGCCGGGGTGCTGGACGTGGTTGACGATGTGGGGCTCCTCGCCGCGGTCGACTGCGGGTGGGAGGTCGCTGATCGCGTCTCGCACCGTTCGCCACGGTTTCAACCCATCGAGTGGCAACAAAGACCCGACCAAGGCGTCCCGGATGGTCTGATCCCGGGCGGTGAGCTGATCATGCGCTCGCACGCCGTGCCGCTTCCAGTACTCACCGGTGACCCACTGGTCGTGAAAGAGGGCCAGCTTGCTGTGCGTCTGTGCCGGGGGCGTGGGTGTGAGCCCGAGATCCGCGCGGAGCGCCATGAAGATAACGCGCTCACGTCGTTGGGGAACCCCGAAGTCGGCCGTATCGAGGAGGCGCACGTCTAAGACGTAACGTTCATCATCCGCAAAATCCGATGGCTTGACTTCACGCAAAGCCACGAGTTGTTGCTCCCACGGGGCCGCCGCGTCAATGCGCGCGAAGGGGAACTGGAGACGCAGCTGGATGTACTCGAAATAGTCCTTGAACTTCACACGCATCAGTCCCTTGACATTTTCCATCAGGATCGCGCGCGGGCGAACCGTCTTGACGGCGTCCAGAAACACCGGGAACATATTGCGGGGGTCGAGATCCCCCGCATTCGCCCCACCGGTGGAGAACGGCTGACAAGGGGGGCCCCCACTGAGCAGATCGATCTTCCCGGCATAAGCGGTGTAATCGACCGACCGCGCATCGTCGTGGATCACGCGCGCGGGGTCGATGCCCAATACCGATTCGCTGTTGCGTCTCAGGGTGGACGCGGCATAGCCGTCCCACTCGATCAATCCCAGGTGCTTGAAGCCCGCCAGATGCACGCCAACAGCGAGGCCACCTGCCCCAGCGAACATTTCCAAAGAGGTGAAAGCCGGGGGGCCACCCGGGAGACTCCGGGCCTTGGCACCCTGCCGCATGGGGCTTCGGTGAGCAATAGATGGAACAGCTGACATCGCCTGCACTCTATCAACGCCGCGATCTATGTTGTTGATTTGCCGGGCAGTCATCGTGATTTTCCTCCTTGGTGCAGGCGACCACGCCCAGTGACAGGCGGGACGACCTCGTCAGCACGTGACTTCGTATTCATGCCCCCATCATTCCCTCCGTGAGCGCTGGCGGTCAGGGGGATCTCGGGATTCCAGCCACGACATCAAGTAGGGAGGTACTCTCACGATTAATCTGGCCCCATGAGCGTGCTGCCCTTTCCCCCGGGAGACTTTCCCTGTGTGCTGCTGACCATCCGGGTCACGGACAACGCCTATGCGGATAGCGACGACGCCTACGTCTACCCGGCACGCTACCGGGCGGCGCTGGCTCCCCTCGAAGCCGGGCAGCCCATGCTCGCCCTGATCTACGAGCCACGCCATGGTGGCGGGCGGATGGCCTACGTGGCCTGGGCGCTGCTCACCACGCCCCCCGAGTCCATAGGAAAGGGCCGGGGCGGGCAGCAGGAGTGGCGGGTGCGCTACGACGGCGGGCTCATCCCGCTCCCGCGCCCGGTATCGCAGGAAGTCAGCGGGCACGTCTTCGAGACGTTGCTGCGCGGCGTGCCGCGAGAACTGCGGGGGCCAGCGCAGCGTGGGATGTCCGTCCGTGCGCTGGCCTGGGATGACTTCTGTGCGGTGTTGGCCGCTTCCGGGCTGGTGCCAGTCCTGACCGAGCGGGAGGCTCCTGAAGACCGCCTGATGCGCCAACGGGTGGCCGTCGAGCGTCTGGTGCGCGAGCGTGGCTTCCGGCTGCGGGTGCTCTCCGCTTACGGGTGGCGCTGCGCGGTCACCGGCTGGTCTGCGCCGCCTGATCTGTCGCACGCCCTGCTGGACGCGGCGCACCTGGTGTCGGTGGCGCGGGGGGGCAGCGACGGCGTGCGGAATGGCTTAGCTTTGACACCCACGGTTCACCGGCTGTTCGACGCGGGCCTGGTGAATTTCACTTTTCAGGACGGGTCGTGGCGCCTGCAGCGCCACCGATCCCTGGATGATCTGCGGCTGGAAGGCGCTGGCGGCCGGCTGGAACTGGTTCATGGACAGCCGCTGATCCTGCCCGGCGACCGGCGGCTGTGGCCAGAGATCAAGGCGGCTGGGCCGCCTGGCTAATTGCTGGGTTTGGTGGGCGGCACCCGAATAAGAGCCACCGTTCAACGCCACCCGCACCCGCGCTCCAAATCCGTTGATCGTCTCGCGCGTGAAGCGTGCCTTTGGCAACGCGCGGCTGACGCCTCATGGACTCCTGGCCTGAGAACCGCCGGGCCTAGGCTAGAGGTCACACCCATAAAAGAGGGTTTCAATAGCCTGCACCGCTGAGTTCACACTGCTAGCCTGAACGAGCAATATCTGCAGGCTGCCCTTGTCCAGTGGCAAGCGTGATGAAAGGGTGTACGGTCTCAGCGGCATGGTAGCCCCTTACCAGAGGTGAGCTGGTTCAGGGGTTCGATGTAGCGCTGAAATTTATCTCTTCTCGCCTCCCTTCCAGCTGACGACTCTTCACTCCCCCCTCCGTGTCCAACACCCACGCGGCGCGCCCCAGACGTCATCCCGTCAGCAACTGGGTTCCTGGGCCAGCTCCCCTGACCCAGGTGGGACCGCCCAGCTCCAGGGCACGCGCGATGGTGCGTTCGAGGTACGCTCCCTGACTCCATTTTTCCCGGCGCAGCGCCGTCCCCTGCATCAAGCGCCGGATTTGTCCGGCATCCGAGGTATAGAAGCGCAGCAGCCTCACCCCCGCCATGTCTCCCTCACTGGGCGACGGATACCCCAACCCGGGCCAGTCGCCGGCTTCCAACAGCCGGCGCGCCCGGTCACCATTGGCGGCGGCGTAGAGCCGCCGGAGCACCTCGGCGTCCTTAAGGGTGGTGGCCACCGCCTGAGAACGAGCCGACATTGCCGGTGTGGACAGCCTGACCAACACGTCTGCCAAGTCACCGAGGTCACGGCCCCGCGCCGGCATGCCATCGCCCGTCGCCGTTATGAAGCCCTGGCCCAGCACCTCGATTCCGGCCCGCCGGGAGTTGCTGGGCACATTCCCCCTGAGCCAGAGGTGCACGCCGCCTCCTGGAGAGCGTTCGGCATACCCAGGGACACCGGCCAGCACGGCCTGGGCCGCGCTGCTCAGTGGCGTGTCCAGGTCCAAGGCGGCCAGGCCAACTTCTCCAGA from Deinococcus sp. QL22 encodes:
- a CDS encoding endonuclease III domain-containing protein produces the protein MSSRRYVKSKPARQLPADAERTRRAEEIGALFKQLGQTRGNQFPWHKSPDPFKVLVAEYLLARTARLVIERVYQRVIEHFPNAVALAAADPTVLSELTREAGLPRKTLGLIEVARRVAEIGEVPPDREWLLSLPFVGDYIADAVLLYAFGLPVIPLDRNFQRVVHRVFFGQEPPKRSIEPYRDPETVHVVDEMTLGYDARALRDFHQGVLIVAWDFCRHRPRITACPLSPHCALAWNLSPEVQTPR
- a CDS encoding DEAD/DEAH box helicase family protein; translation: MPAIHDTLTFRRWTWQDFERNLARLLMFAGWKGVRLVGGSGDHGADVLAVDGHDHRWIFQCKHTQAGVGREAIDEVREAGRIYGAHTLCVVTSQMPTRGFIEELERLQRGGLAIHHIGPGDLVALYQQAPEYMPSRPQMRPYQQQAVENGRNALLERGRAQIVLATGLGKTVVMSEIVADLLRDGLLEEGRVLVLAHTIPLVMQLLTSFWRVLPKDVATHRLSEGEVPLDFTGITFATVQTLQTMTPRALEALPSFDLVIVDEAHRVGAAGFSRIIEDLSATRLMGVTATPWRPDGGSIDRWFGEPVFQMGIKEGLAQGYLSDVDYRIMLDGIDWDLVREASVLGYSVQQLNKRLLIPTRDQRAIEIIRGTWERENRRRGIVFSPSQTHARHFAADLRANEFRAEALVSEDSTVQRFVTLSRFAAGELDFVCVVDIFNEGLDVPDVDLLVFLRVTHSRRIFVQQLGRGLRIGDGKDKVVVLDFAADVRRIHAAMELDDSAGRGEVESLAISRAAVNFSDRSLDSFFYEWIADLGSIKNHDADDVVKLPIFDPTQFNFPEE
- a CDS encoding ATP-binding protein encodes the protein MTTTSVDITPHPRILSVLKDIEFTMLQCFCELIDNSIDGFLDSLRAGQPIPGPAVNLGIGRDTITIHDNGPGMSLERLEHAISAGWTSKDGTSSLGLYGMGFNIATAKLGAVTTIWTTRVGDPVWHGVVIDLAALARGSSFKLPVRTRRKDDPAYSGTEVEISSIKPEWASKLTPGAIRNNITNPLGRIYKSMLREHHPHPIRFTLRVNNINVPAWEHCVWPETKTVTMKQSGEVIRAVESFDRTFETKYRSRTTGEVYDSTDGHDPADLIPFEERVHGWVGIQRCLDPNDYGIDIIRNGRVIELASKDLFYWTQEDDIKRKEYPIDDHRERGRIVGEIHLDHGYVFYTKKNFEHDHYSWHQLMHTVLHNEPLTKRDDKSPNLSPIGKIFRAFRRNSPQRPQTYSDILVIRDNEKAKLGVEGYRKSEPKYQDIAWWESQLAESDRADAPLTPTKPSVDLFGQGAGITPHSPTPGAVGPAPASTGEGGVTSSVLSPVPGPRAGDPTTAVPPAPLVIPGIKRTHLPELDLRVNGPTSDRIYKATVYQVSSAPLALSLRSKPSGNSVFEIEVNPDHPVFQSSSFQLLDAVLAEFAYHVTEEENSRGSSTQIGFSEMLAALREQYRADNSLNPNRLSLDLGALVSRVQSALTKTLTPEQQSELLTLLPQESVNRVQLAQARGAARKETSSLIDIHDLARIFRQRPELVMQSGCLRTPWEPSGIALTPALLAEYQDEVRRRVGGVLDSLSGFAPRLEEPSTPGALFYMRAGLDMFKELLA
- a CDS encoding DNA cytosine methyltransferase encodes the protein MHLAGFKHLGLIEWDGYAASTLRRNSESVLGIDPARVIHDDARSVDYTAYAGKIDLLSGGPPCQPFSTGGANAGDLDPRNMFPVFLDAVKTVRPRAILMENVKGLMRVKFKDYFEYIQLRLQFPFARIDAAAPWEQQLVALREVKPSDFADDERYVLDVRLLDTADFGVPQRRERVIFMALRADLGLTPTPPAQTHSKLALFHDQWVTGEYWKRHGVRAHDQLTARDQTIRDALVGSLLPLDGLKPWRTVRDAISDLPPAVDRGEEPHIVNHVQHPGARIYPPCHLGSPPDLPAKALKAGTHGTPGGENLLHSAHDGVIRYFTTREAGRLQTFPDEWEFLGTWGACIKQLGNAVPVQLGQVYATAIRQQLLTLAPETALAVPR
- a CDS encoding HNH endonuclease, yielding MSVLPFPPGDFPCVLLTIRVTDNAYADSDDAYVYPARYRAALAPLEAGQPMLALIYEPRHGGGRMAYVAWALLTTPPESIGKGRGGQQEWRVRYDGGLIPLPRPVSQEVSGHVFETLLRGVPRELRGPAQRGMSVRALAWDDFCAVLAASGLVPVLTEREAPEDRLMRQRVAVERLVRERGFRLRVLSAYGWRCAVTGWSAPPDLSHALLDAAHLVSVARGGSDGVRNGLALTPTVHRLFDAGLVNFTFQDGSWRLQRHRSLDDLRLEGAGGRLELVHGQPLILPGDRRLWPEIKAAGPPG